In Lotus japonicus ecotype B-129 chromosome 5, LjGifu_v1.2, one genomic interval encodes:
- the LOC130720614 gene encoding serine/threonine-protein kinase STY46-like — protein sequence MVMVVVDDNDTSGTSNHRATPSPSQTRQHRHKVEVYNEILRRLNDSGNPEALQPGFHDQLWAHFNRLPARYALDVNVERAADVLMHKRLLHLAHDPANRPSIEVRLVQVHPTSDGNSADSFHSDSPGTESGQSSSKYSSRQSIHPPPAFGSSPNLEALALEENNSEDIDERSVHASVQYSRPMHEITFSTEDKPKLLSQLTALLAEIGLNIQEAHAFSTSDGYSLDVFVVDGWPYEETEKLKVALEKEILKIERQARSNQQSVSSADEPDQARMKHEQDHLTIPNDGTDVWEIDAKHLTYGNQIASGSYGELFKGTYCSQEVAIKVLKGEHVNAEMQREFVQEVYIMRKVRHKNVVQFIGACTKPPRLCIITEFMSGGSVYDYLHKQKGFFKFPSLLKVAIDVSKGMNYLHQHNIIHRDLKGANLLMDENGVVKVADFGVARVKAQSGVMTAETGTYRWMAPEVIEHKPYDHKADVFSFGVVLWELLTGKLPYEYLTPLQAAIGVVQKGLRPTIPKNTHPKFVELLERSWQQDSTLRPDFSEIIDILQKLAKEVGDDGEDRRRDKSGGFLSALRRGHH from the exons atggtgatggtggtggtggatgacAACGACACTTCCGGCACCAGCAACCACCGTGCCACGCCGTCTCCGTCGCAGACCCGCCAACACCGCCACAAGGTCGAAGTCTACAATGAGATTCTTCGCCGCTTGAACGATTCCGGCAACCCTGAGGCTTTGCAACCTGGCTTCCACGATCAGCTCTGGGCTCACTTCAACCGTCTTCCCGCACG GTATGCGTTGGATGTGAATGTGGAGAGGGCGGCGGATGTTCTTATGCACAAGAGATTACTGCATTTGGCGCACGATCCTGCTAATAGGCCTTCGATTGAAGTTCGCTTGGTGCAG GTTCATCCCACATCTGATGGAAACTCAGCTGACTCTTTCCACTCTGATTCTCCTGGGACAGAATCTGGTCAAAGCTCTTCAAAGTACTCAAGCAGACAGAG CATACATCCACCTCCTGCGTTTGGTTCTTCCCCTAATCTTGAAGCACTGGCTCTTGAAGAAAATAACTCTGAAGACATAGATGAAAGATCTGTACATGCCAGTGTACAATATTCACG GCCCATGCATGAAATCACTTTCTCAACGGAAGACAAGCCAAAGCTTCTCAGTCAG TTAACTGCTTTGCTTGCTGAGATTGGACTGAACATCCAAGAGGCACATGCCTTTTCCACTTCCGATGGTTACTCATTAGATGTCTTTGTTGTTGATGGATGGCCCTATGAG GAAACAGAGAAGTTAAAAGTAGCTTTGGAAAAAGAAATCTTGAAGATTGAG AGGCAGGCGAGGTCCAATCAACAATCAGTATCGTCTGCTGATGAGCCTGATCAAGCAAGGATGAAACATGAACAGGATCATCTTACAATTCCAAATGATGGGACAGATGTTTGGGAAATAGATGCAAAACACTTGACATATGGAAATCAAATTGCATCTGGGTCATATGGTGAACT ATTTAAAGGTACATATTGTAGTCAGGAAGTAGCCATCAAAGTTCTCAAGGGTGAGCATGTAAATGCAGAAATGCAGAGAGAGTTCGTGCAGGAAGTCTATATCATGAG AAAGGTTCGACACAAGAATGTTGTACAATTCATAGGAGCATGTACCAAGCCTCCTCGCTTATGCATAATAACAG AATTTATGTCTGGTGGAAGTGTGTATGACTACTTGCATAAGCAGAagggtttttttaaatttccttCCCTGCTCAAAGTTGCAATTGATGTTTCTAAAGGGATGAACTACTTGCATCAACATAACATAATCCATAGAGACTTGAAGGGAGCCAATCTTTTGATGGATGAAAATGGT GTTGTAAAGGTGGCTGATTTTGGGGTTGCTAGAGTGAAAGCTCAATCTGGAGTTATGACTGCAGAAACTGGGACATATCGGTGGATGGCTCCTGAG GTCATAGAACACAAGCCCTACGATCACAAGGCTGATGTATTTAGTTTTGGAGTTGTTTTATGGGAGTTGCTCACTGGAAAG CTTCCGTACGAATATTTGACTCCTCTGCAGGCAGCTATAGGAGTGGTTCAAAAG GGCCTGCGGCCCACCATTCCCAAGAACACTCATCCAAAGTTTGTTGAGCTTCTTGAGAGGTCTTGGCAGCAAGATTCAACATTGAGACCCGATTTCTCTGAAATTATTGACATCCTGCAGAAGCTAGCTAAGGAG GTTGGCGATGATGGAGAGGATCGGCGCAGGGACAAATCGGGAGGATTTCTGTCAGCCCTTAGGCGTGGTCATCACTGA
- the LOC130718091 gene encoding F-box/LRR-repeat protein 10 gives MPDPESSEAGTMEVNLEHLPYALLATIMTKLDIASICSLASTSSTFRSCANQILSFLPNFHLVDIAPSGGLLRPLLPPNPYLQSLKVDCGRLDDSAIALLVKPSLHELCLHNCADFSGKLLSEIGTRCKDLRSLYLGSVAEKRGRAIHISDLEELLSGCSQLEALNLMFDVSLFLRHNFARVWASASEKLTSLEIGYISSVTVTELLSPNLGSHQSLSPVQPSVLPGIQKLCLSVDYITDAMVSTISKGLVFLTHLDLRDAPLIEPRITFDLTNAGLQQINPHGRLNYLSLIRSQEFLITYFRRVNDLGLLLMADKCANLESICLGGFCRVTDTGFKTILHSCSCLLKLKVTHGTQLTDLVFHDISATSLTLLHVSLRWCNLLTNHAVLRLVSNVELKILDLRYCRSLGDDALQAIGTLTKLKVLLLDGSDITDAGLSCLRPSVINSLYALSLRGCKRLTDKCIAVLFHGCGMLELRELDLSNLPNLSDNGVLMLAKSRILLFELRMRQCPLIGDTSVMALASMLVNEARWHGSSLRVLDLYNCGGITQLSFRWLKKPYFPRLKWLGVTGSVNRDMVDALARSRPFLHVACHGEELGADPYDISDGLYTHDYDEVDEFEQWLLEADIDTDDEEMVDAENNEELVI, from the exons ATGCCCGATCCAGAGAGCTCAGAAGCAGGAACCATGGAGGTGAATCTGGAACACCTCCCTTACGCTCTCCTCGCCACCATCATGACCAAGCTCGACATCGCTTCCATCTGTTCCTTAgcctccacctcctccaccttccgCTCCTGCGCCAATCAAATCCTCTCTTTCCTCCCCAATTTCCACCTCGTC GACATTGCGCCTTCTGGGGGTCTGCTGAGACCGTTGCTGCCACCGAACCCTTACCTTCAGAGCCTCAAGGTTGATTGCGGTCGCCTTGATGATTCTGCAATAGCCCTCTTGGTCAAACCCTCCTTGCATGAGCTTTGCCTGCACAACTGTGCCGATTTCAGTGGGAAACTGCTCTCTGAGATTGGAACCAGATGCAAGGATCTAAG GTCTCTCTACTTGGGCTCGGTAGCAGAAAAAAGAGGGAGGGCAATTCATATTTCTGATCTGGAGGAGTTACTCAGCGGATGCTCCCAATTGGAA GCATTGAATCTGATGTTTGACGTCTCTCTCTTTCTACGTCATAACTTTGCTCGAGTTTGGGCTTCTGCCTCAGAGAAACTCACTTCTCTTGAGATTGGCTACATTTCTTCAGTTACTGTGACTGAACTGCTTAGCCCCAATTTGGGATCCCATCAGTCCTTAAGTCCTGTTCAACCATCCGTACTTCCAGGCATTCAGAAACTATGCCTTTCAGTGGACTATATAACTGATGCTATGGTTAGTACAATATCTAAAGGTCTTGTCTTTTTGACCCATTTGGATCTTCGGGATGCACCACTGATTGAACCAAGAATTACATTTGACCTAACGAACGCTGGCCTTCAACAAATTAATCCCCATGGAAGGCTGAACTATCTTTCGCTGATACGAAGCCAAGAGTTCCTCATTACCTATTTCCGAAGAGTAAACGATCTGGGATTACTTCTAATGGCTGACAAGTGTGCAAACTTGGAGAGCATATGTCTCGGCGGCTTTTGTCGTGTTACAGACACCGGTTTCAAAACTATCCTGCATTCTTGCTCCTGCCTACTCAAGCTGAAGGTCACTCATGGGACTCAGTTAACTGACCTAGTTTTTCATGATATCTCTGCAACATCTCTTACTTTACTACACGTGAGCTTAAGATGGTGCAATCTGTTAACAAACCATGCAGTTTTGAGGTTGGTATCAAATGTGGAGCTTAAAATTCTCGACTTGAGATATTGCAGGAGCCTTGGGGATGATGCTCTCCAGGCCATTGGCACACTTACAAAACTGAAAGTTTTACTATTAGATGGCTCTGATATAACTGATGCTGGACTTTCATGCTTACGGCCATCTGTTATTAATTCACTATATGCGTTATCTCTTCGAGGGTGCAAGAGGCTTACCGATAAATGCATTGCAGTTCTATTTCATGGTTGTGGCATGCTGGAATTGAGAGAACTGGATCTTTCTAATCTTCCTAACCTCTCGGATAACGGAGTTCTGATGCTGGCAAAAAGTAGGATTCTCCTTTTTGAACTCCGAATGCGACAGTGCCCTCTAATCGGTGACACTTCAGTCATGGCATTAGCTTCAATGTTGGTTAATGAGGCAAGATGGCATGGAAGCAGTTTACGTGTGTTGGATCTTTACAACTGCGGTGGCATTACACAGCTTTCATTCCGCTGGCTAAAGAAACCATATTTTCCAAGGCTGAAATGGTTGGGAGTGACTGGAAGTGTTAACAGAGACATGGTAGATGCTTTAGCTAGAAGTAGGCCCTTCTTGCATGTGGCATGCCATGGTGAGGAGCTCGGGGCTGATCCGTATGATATCTCAGATGGCTTATATACACATGATTATGATGAGGTGGATGAATTTGAGCAGTGGCTGCTTGAAGCTGATATTGATACTGACGATGAAGAAATGGTTGATGCTGAAAACAATGAAGAACTGGTTATCTAA